Proteins from a single region of Weeksella virosa DSM 16922:
- a CDS encoding phosphoribosylformylglycinamidine synthase yields the protein MNQRLFIQKKSEFDVISQKTTIELQNLVPHAVCKVFVIYDLFGIDENQLAKVQNTIFVDPVTDILYTHYEDAIVENFPYSKNFFATEFLPGQYNQRDDSAEQCLLLMNVEGVTVKSGMLYVFNGELTNEELLKLKEYLINPIESREKDLSIMEIPSYPTATEVPVIEGFVEADESKLKKIYADFGLSLEMDDLKFIQEYFQSIKRNPTETELKVLDTYWSDHCRHTTFETEITEVDFQSKFNTTLQKTFEYYQKIRQELGTTKPIRLMDLATVMGKYLSRTGVVKNIDVSEEINACSIVVPIDIDGEEEEWLLQFKNETHNHPTEVEPYGGASTCVGGAIRDPLSGRSYVFQAMRISGAANPLEKIDNTLPGKLPQRKISKEAANGYSSYGNQIGLATTFVKEIYDEGYKAKRMEVGFVAGAVKKEYVRREEPVAGDKIILLGGATGRDGVGGASGSSKTHDGLDLDDLSAEVQKGNAIVERKIQRLFRNPEVLKLIKKCNDFGAGGVSVAIGEIARGIYIDLDKVPLKYAGLNGTELAISESQERMAVAVEAKDVDTFIALAKEENLDATCVADVTDDETMTLVWRGKKIVEIDRKFLDTNGVRKQAKVIVTDEEYPNPFEQKEFNKEQFIQMMQELNHASQKGMVEMFDNNVGRSTVLNAFGGKTMDTPEDVSVQKFPANGFTTSVSMAAFGYNPKLSRWSNYHGAYFAVIDSITKLVAAGANYTDIRLTFQEYFERLREEATRWGKPFAALLGTIEAQRQFGTPAIGGKDSMSGSYQDIDVPPTLISFAVAPSKLEKVVQGTLAKTDSLLSIFIPKQTEDYLLEEANTKAIFSFIHQLDRENVRSMMTVKLGGIAETLANMAFGNEIGVQLNTSLELARYYPGAIIIEHENEIEVPSEINANYFTIGKTQTETVLEFNDDKIDLLDLKSKWKSTFEPLFPSTIEPKNKVVDQPLKAEQICFAYPSHKVEKPRVFIPVFPGTNSEYDSAKAFEREGAKVVSVPFRNLSKETIAESVKVYVDEINKANIFFIPGGFSAADEPDGSGKFIATVLRNEEIKKAIHNLLDRDGLILGICNGFQALIKSGLLPFGRLQNLEVDMPTLTFNEIGRHVSQLAKVRVNKSHSPWLKGMGGQEYWVPISHSEGRFVANEKALNLLIEKGQIATQYVDLESNLASKMPYNPNGSTFAVEGIVSPCGKIYGRMGHPERYEEGLFKNIPDSSYMNIFKNAVDYFKG from the coding sequence ATGAATCAAAGACTCTTCATTCAGAAAAAATCAGAATTTGACGTTATCAGTCAAAAAACAACGATAGAACTACAGAACCTTGTCCCACATGCAGTGTGCAAGGTTTTTGTTATTTACGATTTATTCGGAATCGATGAAAATCAGTTAGCCAAAGTGCAAAATACAATTTTTGTAGATCCGGTTACCGATATTTTATATACGCATTATGAGGATGCAATTGTTGAAAATTTTCCGTACTCAAAAAACTTTTTTGCAACCGAATTTCTTCCAGGTCAATACAATCAAAGAGATGATTCGGCAGAACAATGTTTATTATTGATGAATGTAGAAGGAGTTACGGTAAAATCAGGAATGTTGTATGTGTTTAATGGAGAACTTACCAATGAAGAACTGCTGAAGTTAAAAGAGTATTTGATAAATCCGATTGAATCTCGAGAAAAAGATTTGTCTATAATGGAAATTCCGTCGTATCCTACTGCAACCGAAGTTCCTGTAATAGAAGGTTTTGTAGAGGCAGATGAATCAAAGCTGAAAAAAATTTATGCAGATTTCGGATTGTCCTTAGAAATGGATGACCTGAAATTCATCCAAGAGTATTTCCAGTCCATTAAGCGTAATCCTACCGAAACAGAACTAAAAGTTTTGGATACCTATTGGTCAGACCATTGTCGACACACCACTTTCGAAACCGAAATAACCGAGGTAGACTTTCAGTCGAAATTCAATACAACCCTTCAAAAAACATTCGAATATTATCAAAAAATTCGGCAAGAATTAGGAACCACAAAACCTATCCGTTTAATGGATTTGGCCACCGTTATGGGGAAATATTTATCGCGCACCGGTGTGGTGAAAAATATAGATGTTTCAGAAGAAATCAACGCTTGTTCGATTGTAGTGCCAATAGATATCGATGGTGAAGAAGAAGAATGGTTGCTACAATTCAAGAACGAAACCCATAACCATCCTACCGAAGTAGAACCCTATGGAGGGGCTTCTACCTGTGTTGGTGGCGCTATTCGCGACCCTTTAAGCGGTCGATCGTATGTGTTTCAGGCGATGAGAATATCAGGAGCAGCCAATCCGTTAGAAAAAATAGATAATACATTACCCGGAAAATTGCCACAACGCAAAATTTCTAAAGAAGCCGCAAATGGATATAGTTCTTATGGAAATCAGATAGGATTAGCGACAACATTTGTGAAAGAAATATACGACGAAGGTTATAAAGCAAAACGTATGGAGGTCGGTTTTGTGGCAGGAGCTGTAAAAAAAGAGTATGTTCGGAGGGAAGAGCCAGTCGCTGGCGATAAAATTATTTTGTTAGGAGGCGCTACCGGACGCGATGGAGTAGGCGGTGCATCAGGCTCATCAAAAACGCATGACGGTCTCGATTTGGATGATCTTTCGGCAGAAGTGCAAAAAGGAAATGCAATAGTAGAGCGTAAAATTCAGCGTTTATTCCGTAATCCAGAAGTGTTAAAATTAATCAAGAAATGTAACGACTTTGGTGCAGGTGGGGTTTCGGTTGCAATTGGTGAAATCGCTCGCGGTATTTACATCGATTTAGATAAAGTTCCTTTGAAATATGCAGGACTTAACGGAACCGAATTAGCCATCTCAGAATCTCAAGAACGTATGGCCGTTGCCGTAGAAGCCAAAGATGTAGATACATTTATAGCTTTGGCAAAAGAAGAAAACTTAGATGCAACTTGCGTAGCCGATGTTACCGATGATGAGACGATGACTTTGGTTTGGAGAGGAAAGAAAATAGTAGAAATTGATCGAAAATTTCTCGATACCAACGGAGTTCGTAAGCAAGCAAAAGTCATAGTGACGGATGAAGAATATCCGAATCCGTTCGAACAAAAAGAATTTAATAAAGAACAATTTATACAAATGATGCAAGAGTTGAATCATGCATCACAGAAAGGAATGGTCGAGATGTTTGATAACAATGTCGGACGCTCAACAGTTCTCAATGCTTTTGGAGGAAAAACAATGGATACTCCCGAAGATGTTTCGGTGCAAAAGTTTCCTGCAAATGGCTTTACCACAAGTGTTTCTATGGCAGCTTTTGGTTACAATCCAAAACTTAGTCGTTGGTCGAATTATCACGGAGCCTATTTTGCAGTAATCGATTCGATAACAAAATTGGTTGCGGCAGGAGCAAATTATACCGATATTCGATTAACATTCCAAGAATATTTCGAGCGTTTACGAGAAGAAGCTACCCGCTGGGGGAAACCTTTTGCAGCTTTGCTAGGTACCATCGAAGCACAAAGACAATTTGGTACACCTGCCATCGGTGGTAAAGATTCGATGTCGGGGTCATATCAAGATATAGATGTTCCGCCAACCTTAATATCTTTTGCTGTTGCCCCTTCTAAATTAGAAAAAGTTGTGCAAGGAACATTGGCAAAAACCGATTCTTTGCTATCGATTTTTATACCAAAACAAACAGAAGATTATTTGTTAGAGGAAGCAAATACAAAAGCAATTTTCAGTTTCATTCATCAATTAGATCGAGAGAATGTTCGCTCTATGATGACCGTAAAATTGGGTGGAATTGCCGAAACGCTTGCCAATATGGCATTTGGTAATGAGATTGGAGTTCAACTGAATACTTCGCTCGAGCTTGCTCGTTATTATCCAGGTGCAATTATCATCGAACATGAAAATGAAATCGAGGTTCCATCAGAAATCAACGCTAATTATTTTACAATCGGAAAAACGCAAACTGAAACAGTTTTAGAATTTAATGATGATAAAATTGATCTTTTGGATCTGAAATCGAAATGGAAATCGACTTTCGAGCCATTGTTTCCTTCGACCATCGAACCAAAAAATAAAGTAGTTGACCAACCGCTTAAAGCAGAGCAAATTTGTTTCGCTTATCCGAGTCATAAAGTAGAAAAACCAAGAGTTTTTATACCTGTTTTTCCTGGAACCAATTCAGAGTACGATTCGGCCAAGGCATTCGAAAGAGAAGGTGCAAAGGTAGTTTCTGTTCCCTTCAGAAATCTTAGCAAAGAAACTATTGCAGAGTCGGTGAAAGTCTATGTAGACGAAATAAACAAAGCAAATATTTTCTTCATTCCTGGTGGATTTTCAGCGGCAGATGAACCAGATGGTTCAGGGAAATTTATCGCAACGGTTCTCCGAAATGAAGAAATAAAAAAAGCAATTCACAACTTACTCGATCGTGATGGATTGATTTTGGGAATCTGTAACGGATTTCAGGCACTCATCAAATCTGGACTTTTACCTTTCGGGCGACTACAAAACTTAGAAGTAGATATGCCTACTTTAACGTTTAATGAAATCGGACGACATGTGTCGCAATTGGCAAAAGTACGTGTAAACAAATCACATTCTCCTTGGTTGAAAGGAATGGGCGGACAAGAATATTGGGTGCCAATTTCGCATAGCGAAGGTCGTTTTGTTGCCAATGAAAAAGCATTGAATTTACTGATAGAAAAAGGACAAATCGCTACACAATATGTAGATTTAGAAAGTAATTTAGCCAGTAAAATGCCATACAATCCTAATGGTTCTACCTTTGCTGTCGAAGGAATTGTATCTCCTTGTGGTAAGATTTATGGTAGAATGGGGCATCCGGAACGATATGAAGAAGGCTTGTTCAAAAACATACCCGACTCTTCTTATATGAATATATTCAAGAATGCAGTAGATTATTTTAAAGGATAA
- the purC gene encoding phosphoribosylaminoimidazolesuccinocarboxamide synthase — MSLTKKDFIYEGKAKQVYATEEADKVIVYYKDDATAFNAQKRGTVKDKGEMNNKISTLIFHYLMNKGIPTHFIEQLNDREQLVKKVSIIPLEMVVRNYVAGSMAQRLGLEEGAKSPITIFDLCYKKDELGDPLINDHHAVLLGAATYDELEELYKLTDKINEALKELFLEAGLILADFKIEFGKDAEGNIILADEISPDTCRLWDVETGKKLDKDRFRRDLGDVSEAYHEVYNRLSAILK; from the coding sequence ATGAGCTTAACAAAAAAAGACTTCATTTACGAAGGAAAAGCCAAACAAGTCTATGCAACAGAAGAAGCAGACAAAGTAATTGTTTATTACAAAGACGATGCAACTGCTTTTAATGCACAGAAAAGAGGAACGGTGAAAGATAAAGGCGAAATGAACAATAAAATTTCGACGCTTATTTTTCATTATTTAATGAATAAAGGAATTCCTACCCATTTTATCGAACAGTTGAATGATCGCGAACAATTGGTGAAAAAAGTATCAATCATTCCATTAGAAATGGTTGTGCGTAACTACGTAGCTGGTTCTATGGCGCAGCGACTTGGGTTAGAAGAAGGAGCGAAATCCCCGATAACCATTTTCGACTTATGTTATAAAAAAGATGAATTGGGAGATCCACTTATCAACGATCATCATGCAGTTTTATTAGGAGCTGCGACCTATGATGAATTAGAAGAGCTGTATAAATTAACCGATAAAATAAACGAAGCACTAAAAGAACTTTTCTTAGAAGCTGGTTTGATTTTGGCAGATTTCAAGATAGAATTCGGTAAAGATGCAGAAGGCAATATTATTTTAGCTGATGAAATATCTCCAGACACTTGTCGTTTATGGGATGTAGAAACAGGTAAGAAATTAGACAAAGATCGTTTTCGTAGAGATTTGGGCGATGTCTCAGAAGCTTATCATGAAGTGTATAACCGTTTATCGGCAATATTAAAATAA
- the purF gene encoding amidophosphoribosyltransferase, whose protein sequence is MIDKNFYKKQLKDFYTFDFYQRNLLKKYASDTVDSMNEECGIFGVYSPNPINTYSITQFGLFALQHRGQEACGVSFLKDGNIKTVKKTGLVLDVFKTMEAEIEEYQGNAAIGHTRYTTAGGGSRRNIQPLYTYNIYGKPHFSIAHNGNLIEVDKLRAELEAEGLPFLATSDTEVLLRSIQKYSNLNLVEAIQKGTEKVKGAYSVLLLTNNQMAAFRDPNGIRPLSMGKLNDAYIFCSETCALDAVGAEFIRSVEPGEIVIVNEKGVHSYWLKQNKEQRVCAFEYIYFARPDSNIQGKEIYDLRVDSGRKLFEQSPVDADLVIGVPDSGIPSAIGYSEASGIPYEPILVKNRYMSRSFIVPSQEMRERIVNLKLNPIKNKIKGKRLVVLDDSIVRGTTSKLLIKILKEAGAKEIHFRSASPPIIAPCYLGIDMPSKTDLISGNKTIKEVEEYLQVDSLDFLTVKNLMELLGSDEHCFGCFTEKYPVNYSIEEETENKTLHID, encoded by the coding sequence ATGATCGATAAGAATTTTTACAAAAAACAGCTAAAAGATTTCTATACTTTTGATTTTTATCAACGTAACCTGCTAAAAAAATATGCATCGGATACAGTAGATAGTATGAATGAAGAGTGTGGAATTTTCGGAGTATACTCTCCAAATCCGATTAACACTTACTCAATCACACAATTTGGGTTGTTTGCTTTGCAACACCGAGGACAAGAAGCTTGTGGAGTGTCTTTTCTGAAAGATGGAAACATAAAAACCGTTAAGAAAACAGGTTTAGTTTTGGATGTTTTCAAAACCATGGAGGCTGAAATCGAAGAATATCAAGGTAATGCAGCAATTGGTCATACCCGCTATACTACAGCTGGTGGAGGAAGTAGACGTAACATACAACCTTTGTATACCTACAACATTTATGGGAAGCCACATTTCTCGATTGCACACAATGGAAATTTGATTGAAGTAGACAAGCTGAGAGCTGAACTCGAAGCCGAAGGTTTACCATTTCTAGCAACCTCAGACACCGAAGTACTCTTACGATCTATACAAAAATACTCTAATCTAAATTTAGTAGAAGCCATCCAAAAAGGAACCGAAAAAGTAAAAGGAGCTTACTCGGTTCTGTTATTGACCAACAACCAAATGGCTGCATTTCGTGATCCGAATGGTATTCGACCTTTATCGATGGGTAAACTGAATGATGCGTATATTTTCTGCTCAGAAACCTGTGCCTTGGATGCGGTAGGAGCCGAATTTATTCGTTCGGTAGAACCTGGCGAAATAGTTATCGTAAACGAAAAAGGCGTACATTCATATTGGCTAAAACAAAATAAAGAACAACGTGTTTGTGCGTTCGAATACATTTATTTTGCTCGTCCAGACTCTAATATACAAGGCAAAGAAATCTATGATCTGCGCGTAGACTCTGGTCGGAAACTATTCGAACAATCGCCTGTTGATGCAGATTTGGTGATTGGTGTTCCCGATTCAGGAATCCCATCAGCCATTGGCTACTCCGAAGCATCAGGAATCCCGTACGAACCAATTTTGGTGAAAAACAGATATATGTCGCGCTCGTTTATTGTTCCATCCCAAGAAATGCGCGAACGAATTGTAAACCTGAAACTGAATCCTATCAAGAATAAAATTAAAGGTAAACGTTTGGTGGTTCTAGATGATTCTATTGTTCGCGGAACAACATCCAAACTTTTGATAAAAATTCTTAAAGAAGCAGGAGCCAAAGAAATCCATTTCCGTTCAGCTTCACCACCAATTATTGCTCCTTGTTACCTAGGGATCGATATGCCTTCTAAGACCGATCTGATTTCTGGAAATAAGACTATAAAAGAAGTAGAAGAATATTTGCAAGTAGATTCACTAGATTTTCTTACGGTAAAAAATCTGATGGAATTGTTAGGAAGTGATGAACATTGCTTTGGATGTTTTACCGAAAAATATCCAGTCAACTATTCGATAGAAGAAGAAACTGAAAATAAAACTTTGCATATTGATTAA